Proteins from a single region of Punica granatum isolate Tunisia-2019 chromosome 8, ASM765513v2, whole genome shotgun sequence:
- the LOC116188971 gene encoding uncharacterized protein LOC116188971 has product MAAPDGRVSYSSFSTINKKEGKFSYDDDCSDSGWIVSDAQTDGSLRSNSPKRDHLYNFPIASEDCYDEDYESDGHSNSMPTKPPEVNLKNVMNGIFAILTGRNKPSYAPTDQQISSSDVSFLGSGKNGDTYLHSSVYIPSAPPLLEPNVKDYNTYKDMLDAEPPEWLPDSAAAVCMQCTAPFTALTRGRHHCRFCGGIFCRACSKGRCLLPVKFRERNPQRVCDTCYDRLDPLQGILINSISNAVQGAKHDVVDWTCTRGWLNLPVGLTMEHEIYKASNTLRSYSQVAKLNPDRSIPLAVLKGAKGLAILTVAKAGVLLSYKVGTGLVIAKRPDGSWSAPSAILSVGLGWGAQIGGELMDFVIVLHDYKAVKTFCSRMHFSLGAGCSAAAGPIGRVVEADVRAGDRGSGMCYTYSCSKGAFVGVSLEGNIVATRMDTNLRFYGDPYLSTSDILLGTVDRPKAAEPLYAALEDLFSAMYGATLRSPQYHPYT; this is encoded by the exons ATGGCAGCACCTGATGGACGGGTTTCATATTCATCGTTTTCAACCATAAACAAGAAAGAGGGCAAGTTCTCCTATGATGATGACTGTAGTGACAGTGGGTGGATTGTCTCGGATGCCCAAACTGATGGTTCATTAAGGTCAAATAGTCCCAAAAGGGATCATCTCTATAATTTTCCAATTGCATCTGAAGATTGCTATGATGAGGATTATGAAAGTGATGGACATAGTAACTCAATGCCAACTAAGCCTCCGGAGGTGAACTTGAAAAATGTGATGAATGGGATATTTGCAATATTGACTGGACGAAACAAACCTTCTTACGCCCCCACAGATCAGCAGATCTCGAGTTCAGATGTTTCATTCTTGGGGTCAGGTAAAAATGGGGATACTTATTTGCATTCTTCAGTTTACATACCAAGTGCCCCGCCACTTCTGGAACCAAATGTGAAGGATTACAACACATACAAAGATATGCTGGATGCCGAACCCCCAGAATGGCTTCCTGATAGCGCCGCGGCAGTTTGCATGCAGTGCACTGCCCCCTTCACTGCACTGACCAGAGGAAGGCACCACTGTCGGTTCTGTGGTGGTATTTTCTGCAGAGCTTGTAGCAAGGGCAGGTGCCTGTTGCCCGTCAAGTTTAGGGAGAGGAATCCGCAGAGAGTCTGTGATACTTGTTATGATAGATTAGACCCTTTGCAGGGGATCCTTATCAATTCCATTAGCAATGCTGTTCAAGGGGCAAAGCATGATGTCGTGGACTGGACTTGTACAAGGGGGTGGTTGAATCTGCCCGTCGGTCTGACCATGGAGCACGAAATATACAAAGCATCCAATACTTTGAGAAGTTACTCCCAG GTTGCTAAGTTGAATCCAGACAGGTCCATACCATTGGCTGTcttaaaaggagcaaaagGTCTTGCCATTCTAACTGTTGCCAAGGCCGGTGTTTTGCTTTCATATAAGGTTGGTACTGGTTTGGTGATCGCGAAAAGGCCAGATGGATCTTGGTCTGCCCCATCAGCAATACTATCAGTTGGCCTGGGATGGGGAGCTCAG ATTGGGGGTGAGCTGATGGACTTCGTAATTGTGCTTCATGATTACAAAGCTGTGAAGACATTTTGCAGCCGCATGCATTTCTCTCTTGGTGCCGGTTGCAGTGCAGCAGCAGGGCCAATCGGGAGAGTGGTCGAAGCAGATGTTCGAGCTGGGGACAGAGGTTCTGGCATGTGCTACACTTACAGCTGCAGCAaag GTGCTTTTGTGGGAGTGTCGCTAGAGGGGAATATTGTTGCAACAAGGATGGACACGAACCTCCGGTTTTATGGGGATCCTTATCTCAGCACATCAGACATACTTCTGGGGACAGTGGACCGACCAAAGGCAGCAGAGCCTCTATATGCAGCTCTGGAAGATCTCTTCTCCGCAATGTATGGAGCAACTCTCAGATCGCCGCAATACCATCCTTACACATGA
- the LOC116188972 gene encoding probable E3 ubiquitin-protein ligase RNF217 yields the protein MSQAGAKAAGHPTPPPPPPPSAPEVVDLESEDFAWGYSTPITPSGRGSTKQQPISVEQYSEERDLQIAIAASLSTTTSSPPAFVDLSSDGVRVIDVDEYDEDAVLALQLGWFFETPSSSRRKRPFSETWVTERGESSSSKARPPPFMCEICAESKDGDDLFHVQGCTHSYCKECISRYVASKLQESITSIKCPEVVCSGRLEPEHCRSILPQEVFDRWGSSLCEALILGSEKFYSPFKDCSVMLINDGSQVVKESECPYCYRMFCAQCRVPWHDGIKCEEFQKLNKNEREREDIMLTQLAKKKKWTRCPKCHFYVEKVAGCLFVWCRCGVEFCYKCGTQSRTSHYCANCRH from the exons ATGTCGCAGGCGGGAGCAAAAGCGGCGGGCCACCCGACTCCGCCTCCGCCACCGCCGCCGTCAGCGCCGGAGGTCGTGGACCTCGAGAGCGAGGACTTCGCCTGGGGCTACTCCACGCCCATAACCCCCTCGGGTAGGGGCTCGACGAAGCAGCAACCCATCTCCGTGGAGCAATACTCGGAGGAGCGTGACCTTCAGATAGCGATCGCCGCCTCACTCTCTACGACCACTTCCTCTCCGCCCGCATTCGTGGACCTCTCCTCGGACGGCGTCCGAGTCATTGATGTGGACGAGTACGACGAGGACGCCGTGCTGGCACTACAGCTCGGCTGGTTCTTCGAAACCCCTTCCTCTAGCCGGAGGAAGAGACCCTTCTCAG AGACATGGGTGACTGAGAGGGGTGAGTCCTCAAGCTCCAAAGCCAGGCCGCCACCTTTTATGTGCGAAATCTGTGCTGAGTCAAAGGACGGGGACGATTTGTTTCATGTACAGGGTTGTACGCATTCCTATTGTAAGGAATGCATCAGCAG GTACGTGGCCTCTAAACTGCAAGAAAGCATCACATCCATCAAGTGCCCTGAGGTTGTATGCTCTGGTCGGCTGGAGCCCGAGCATTGCCGCTCGATTTTGCCCCAGGAGGTCTTTGATAGGTGGGGCAGTTCCCTTTGCGAGGCTCTGATTCTTGGGTCCGAAAAGTTCTACTCTCCATTCAAGGATTGCTCGGTAATGCTGATCAATGATGGGTCTCAGGTGGTGAAGGAATCGGAGTGCCCATATTGCTATAGGATGTTCTGTGCCCAGTGTCGGGTTCCGTGGCACGATGGAATCAAATGTGAGGAGTTCCAGAAGCTGAATAAGAATGAGCGGGAGAGGGAGGATATAATGCTGACGCAGCTCGCCAAGAAGAAAAAGTGGACGCGGTGCCCTAAGTGCCACTTCTATGTGGAGAAGGTTGCCGGTTGCCTGTTTGTGTGGTGCAG GTGTGGAGTTGAATTCTGCTACAAGTGTGGAACTCAGTCGAGGACTTCACACTACTGTGCAAACTGCAGACATTAA
- the LOC116188194 gene encoding protein FAR1-RELATED SEQUENCE 5-like, with product MEKGKETTNEEERPVEVDEGELTNIELSASTVSRGLIDDFANDNLLGKIVRSEEEAYTLYNEYAYEKGFSIRKAKSRYYEGTRLIRQKEYVCSKEGFKEDPTPSETPSYNRLDVRTGCKAMIRFTVKDDEWKVTHFIAEHNHELASTEERHLLRSARNFRRPKPRLLNSVETLTLTTENTGFVQRDQNPASEQNLVFIEGGDAQSLCQWFKKKKNGDIMFFHDVQLDQEGRVTNFFWCDGRSRIDYGYFGDVVVFDTTYRINKYNLICAPFFGINHHRAKVMFGCAFLLDETSTSFIWLFKSFLESMGNKAPRTIVTYQDDAALIQAVEEVFPDTSHIICPWHIVKKASSHLAGLYSNPAFAQLFRKCVQQCNMESEFEETWQRMVEEYDCKNHSWLKTIYRYRQKWSTAFSSNSFSCGVISSQRNECVDIFGGISSSKITCLTRFAIEVDELVARWRDSELKSNFRCKQGAPPLVIKKSSICHQAAQIYTHKIFELFEQEYLEGVGALRCTELSSSGTLCTYRMVGDMDDQKEHIVQFDSSALNISCSCKKFECMGILCSHCLSCLHMKNVNAIPHQYILKRWTKSARDRAPSHDLMDTNRRETEVEYHTEMMRWAYDMITRSQKSPITRVLLRDSFRQIDQELKRVEADLELNVANNAQASGNSGKRKKNASNESLKSRKINDRAVDNSVQANAHANIPFDIVNLNQGSIDLSTAPFYPFSPQYLQHAHFAAQEAEQFQRNN from the exons ATGGAGAAGGGTAAAGAGACAACTAACGAAGAAG AGCGCCCAGTGGAAGTGGATGAAGGGGAACTAACCAACATTGAGTTGAGCGCTTCAACGGTCTCTCGGGGACTGATTGATGACTTTGCCAATGACAATCTATTAGGAAAAATTGTACGTAGCGAGGAAGAGGCATACACGTTGTACAATGAGTATGCATATGAGAAAGGATTTAGTATTCGGAAGGCTAAGTCCAGATACTATGAGGGGACAAGACTTATTCGCCAGAAGGAATATGTTTGTTCGAAGGAGGGTTTCAAAGAAGACCCCACCCCTTCTGAGACCCCAAGCTACAACAGATTGGATGTTAGGACCGGCTGTAAGGCAATGATACGTTTCACCGTGAAAGATGATGAGTGGAAGGTCACTCATTTCATCGCGGAACATAACCATGAATTGGCAAGTACAGAAGAGAGGCACCTGTTAAGGTCCGCAAGGAATTTTAGGAGGCCGAAACCTCGTTTATTGAATTCTGTGGAGACACTAACTTTGACCACCGAAAATACTGGCTTTGTCCAGCGGGATCAGAATCCTGCGAGCGAGCAAAATCTCGTGTTTATAGAGGGGGGAGATGCTCAAAGCTTGTGTCAATggttcaagaagaagaagaatggtgATATCATGTTTTTCCATGATGTACAGTTAGACCAGGAAGGCCGGGTGACCAACTTCTTCTGGTGTGATGGTAGGTCTCGGATTGATTACGGGTATTTTGGAGATGTGGTCGTCTTTGATACTACCTATCGTATAAACAAATACAATCTGATATGTGCTCCGTTCTTCGGAATCAATCATCACCGGGCAAAAGTGATGTTCGGGTGTGCGTTCTTGTTGGACGAGACAAGCACATCTTTTATCTGGCTCTTTAAATCTTTTCTAGAGTCAATGGGGAACAAAGCTCCAAGAACAATAGTCACCTATCAGGATGATGCAGCGTTAATTCAGGCAGTTGAAGAG GTTTTTCCAGATACTAGCCATATAATTTGCCCGTGGCATATTGTGAAGAAAGCTTCGTCACATTTGGCTGGCCTCTATTCAAATCCAGCTTTTGCCCAACTGTTCCGCAAATGTGTGCAACAGTGCAACATGGAGTCTGAGTTTGAAGAAACATGGCAAAGAATGGTGGAGGAGTATGACTGCAAGAATCACTCTTGGCTTAAAACCATATACAGGTATCGTCAGAAATGGAGCACGGCTTTCTCAAGCAACTCGTTCTCCTGTGGTGTCATCTCATCCCAGAGGAACGAGTGCGTGGATATTTTTGGTGGAATCTCCAGCAGCAAGATTACGTGCCTCACAAGGTTTGCCATTGAGGTTGACGAGCTAGTTGCTCGCTGGCGTGACTCGGAGTTAAAATCGAACTTTAGATGCAAGCAAGGGGCCCCTCCCCTTGTCATCAAGAAGAGCAGTATTTGTCATCAGGCAGCCCAGATTTATACCCACAAGATCTTCGAGCTGTTTGAGCAGGAGTATTTGGAAGGAGTGGGTGCGCTGAGGTGTACTGAGCTTAGCTCAAGCGGAACCTTGTGCACTTATCGGATGGTTGGCGACATGGATGATCAGAAGGAGCATATCGTGCAGTTTGACTCCTCTGCTTTGAATATTTCGTGTTCCTGCAAGAAGTTCGAGTGCATGGGTATCCTCTGTTCTCATTGCTTGAGTTGTCTCCACATGAAGAATGTGAATGCTATTCCTCATCAATATATTCTAAAACGGTGGACGAAAAGTGCCAGAGATCGAGCTCCTAGTCACGATCTAATGGACACAAATAGGAGGGAGACTGAGGTCGAGTACCACACCGAAATGATGCGGTGGGCTTATGATATGATCACGAGAAGCCAGAAGAGTCCAATTACAAGAGTCTTGTTGAGGGATAGCTTCCGCCAAATAGATCAAGAGCTTAAGAGAGTGGAGGCAGATTTGGAATTGAATGTCGCGAATAATGCCCAAGCGAGTGGCAATTCTGGGAAGCGTAAGAAAAATGCAAGCAATGAATCCTTAAAATCCA GAAAAATCAATGACCGAGCAGTGGACAACTCCGTGCAAGCCAATGCTCATGCTAACATCCCGTTTGATATTGTTAACTTAAATCAA ggatcaattgatttgagtACAGCACCATTCTACCCTTTCTCCCCGCAGTATCTCCAACATGCCCATTTCGCTGCTCAG GAAGCCGAGCAATTTCAACGCAATAATTGA
- the LOC116189279 gene encoding 1-phosphatidylinositol-3-phosphate 5-kinase FAB1B translates to MGTPDNKLSELVDVVKSWIPRRAEPVKFSRDFWMPDQSCRVCYECDSQFTVFNRRHHCRLCGRVFCAKCTVNSIPATFDDQRTTGRDDWERIRVCNYCFKQWEQGVATGDDNGCPSESTTLALPLSPSPSATSLASSKSGCTCNSSCSTIGSTPYSTGPYQRVPYISSPSNEQFMEMDPSLVELDDVPSERQFAETGDPSSTQYTFCMNRSDDEDDDYAGYRSDSEGARHYGNVSVDETGGVYYGPHENYRDGSKAEAKGTGCSSLIENFSTQGMESKDDGNQVAESKPELIHEASAQELEGTDYEPVDYENNRLLWLPPEPEDEEDEREAVLLDDDDCEGATGEWGYLRPSNSFGSGEYRNRDKSIEEHRKAMKNVVEGHFRALIAQLLLVENLPVGGEDGKESWLDIIASLSWEAATILKPDMSKGGGMDPGGYVKVKCIASGHRSESKVVKGVVCKKNVAHRRMTSKIDKPRFLILGGALEYQRVSNHLSSFDTLLQQEMDHLKMAVAKIDAHHPNVVLVEKSVSRYAQEYILAKDISLVLNIKRPLLERIARCTGAQIVPSIDHLTTPKLGYCDSFYVDKFGEEHGSAGQGGKKLTKTLMFFDGCPKPFGCTVLLKGANGDELKKVKHVVQYGVFAAYHLALETSFLADEGASLPELPLKSPITVALPDKPSSIERSISTIPGFPITPSGKPPNVQTETEVQNPNKAMTLNGLLSENLPPSAKSSPCSWSMNEESASRLTSFAAQLMSYPLGQDKVGIGNEFPLPEENKSVGAGDFALMSSGSFDDLAGINVMSHPFGSTETMRKNVTNGHAEGNDLSLDYRNNLGLAAANEDGNIITQDMVSSKEEFPPSSSDHQSILVSLSTRCVWKGTVCERAHLFRIKYYGSFDKPLGRYLQDHLFDQNYRCRSCELPSEAHVHCYTHRQGSLTISVQKLPEFLLPGEREGKIWMWHRCLRCPRKNGFPPATRRVVMSDAAWGLSFGKFLELSFSNHAAASRVASCGHSLHRDCLRFYGFGRMVACFRYAAIDVHSVYLPPPKLEFHCDNQDWIEKEVNELRNRAVQAFNEVHSALLRIREKLFGAGRKDDSIKALDRGGRLEELENKLLKEREEFEESLQKILPRELKASQPAVDILEINKLRRQLLLLSYIWDQHLIQASSSLSKNRSVHHGTGGAATKPKEKAMSAPEKPIETKFHSNSSKGFGSYDSLLLEKKPDSNRSQVGNDSSNGCNICGADEDLNNGKTTEPLLSASPNINISEPFESGVRRAFSEGEFHKTASLSDTFNTAWTGENATSDEKSNLANSAAEKSDPEVCSTEQTGKEVVRPAALLFPKVTENVNLVNFATVSMPKPGIADYNPTYVQLFWESERHSGARSFLPVGLNDTIIPVFDDEPTSIIAYALISPEYQAQMSEPEKPRDVLSTPLFDSMSLLSFNSLEEATWDTRSFGSTDESILSLSGIRSSSHSQADLLSSTRDLHARVSFSDEGKVKYSVTCYYDKQFEALRRICCPSEMDYVRSLSRCKKWGAQGGKSNVFFAKTLDDRFIIKQVTKTELESFIKFAPAYFKYLSESISSGSPTCLAKILGIYQVSSKHLKGGKESKMDVLVMENLLFRRNISRLYDLKGSSRSRYNPDTSGSNKVLLDQNLIEAMPTSPIFVGNKAKRLLERAVWNDTAFLASIDVMDYSLLVGVDEERHELVLGIIDFMRQYTWDKHLETWVKTAGILGGSKNTSPTVISPQMYKKRFRKAMTAYFVMVPDQWSPPMIIPSRSQTDLCNENCQGGNVAD, encoded by the exons ATGGGCACCCCCGACAACAAACTATCCGAGCTAGTTGACGTAGTGAAGTCCTGGATCCCTCGGAGGGCCGAGCCGGTGAAGTTTTCCCGGGACTTTTGGATGCCCGATCAGAGCTGTCGGGTTTGCTACGAGTGTGACTCCCAGTTCACCGTCTTCAACCGCCGCCACCACTGCCGCCTCTGTGGTCGTGTCTTTTGTGCCAAGTGCACGGTGAACTCGATCCCCGCCACCTTCGATGACCAGCGGACTACTGGTCGAGACGACTGGGAGAGAATCAGAGTTTGTAACTACTGCTTCAAGCAATGGGAGCAAGGGGTAGCGACTGGGGATGATAATGGGTGTCCATCTGAAAGCACCACCCTTGCCCTCCCTCTCAGTCCCTCACCCTCCGCGACAAGCTTGGCAAGCAGCAAATCGGGCTGCACCTGTAACAGCAGCTGCAGTACTATTGGGTCGACTCCTTACTCAACTGGGCCTTATCAGCGCGTGCCGTATATATCCAGTCCTAGCAACGAGCAATTCATGGAGATGGATCCATCTCTAGTTGAGCTCGATGATGTCCCTTCCGAGAGGCAATTTGCCGAAACAGGGGATCCCTCTTCCACCCAGTACACCTTTTGTATGAACAG gagtgatgatgaagatgatgactATGCTGGCTATCGCTCGGACTCTGAAGGTGCTAGGCACTATGGTAATGTCAGTGTTGATGAGACTGGCGGTGTCTACTACGGACCGCATGAAAATTATCGTGATGGAAGTAAAGCTGAAGCCAAAGGCACGGGTTGCTCTTCATTGATTGAAAACTTTAGTACCCAAGGAATGGAAAGCAAGGATGATGGTAATCAAGTGGCTGAATCAAAGCCTGAACTCATCCATGAAGCTTCTGCACAAGAATTGGAGGGAACAGATTATGAACCTGTGGACTATGAGAACAATAGACTACTTTGGCTCCCACCAGAGCCAGAGGATGAAGAGGATGAACGAGAAGCTGTTCTATTGGACGATGATGATTGTGAAGGTGCCACTGGGGAGTGGGGGTACCTACGCCCTTCAAACAGCTTTGGCAGTGGGGAGTACCGTAACAGGGACAAGTCCATTGAGGAACATAGGAAAGCTATGAAAAATGTTGTGGAAGGCCATTTTAGAGCTCTGATTGCCCAGCTTTTGCTGGTTGAGAATCTGCCTGTCGGTGGTGAAGATGGGAAGGAAAGTTGGTTGGACATAATTGCATCCCTCTCTTGGGAAGCCGCTACGATTCTTAAGCCTGATATGAGCAAAGGTGGAGGAATGGATCCTGGTGGCTATGTGAAGGTGAAGTGCATAGCCTCTGGGCATCGGAGTGAGAG CAAGGTGGTCAAAGGAGTTGTCTGCAAGAAAAATGTGGCTCATAGGCGTATGACATCCAAAATAGACAAACCGCGTTTTCTAATTCTTGGTGGAGCTTTGGAATATCAACGAGTTTCAAATCATTTGTCAAGCTTTGACACATTACTGCAGCAG GAAATGGACCACTTGAAGATGGCAGTTGCAAAGATTGATGCACATCACCCCAACGTTGTATTGGTTGAGAAGTCTGTATCGCGTTATGCACAAGAATACATCCTGGCAAAAGATATATCACTGGTTTTGAATATCAAGAGGCCACTCTTAGAACGTATAGCTCGCTGCACTGGGGCGCAGATAGTACCTTCGATTGATCATCTCACGACGCCAAAATTAGGGTACTGTGATTCGTTCTATGTGGATAAGTTTGGTGAAGAGCACGGTAGTGCTGGTCAAGGTGGAAAAAAATTGACCAAGACATTGATGTTTTTTGATGGTTGCCCAAAGCCATTTGGCTGCACG GTTTTGTTGAAAGGTGCTAACGGGGATGAACTGAAGAAAGTGAAACATGTGGTTCAGTATGGAGTTTTTGCAGCTTATCACCTGGCTCTGGAGACATCTTTTCTGGCGGATGAAGGTGCTTCACTCCCTGAGCTCCCTTTAAAGTCTCCCATAACTGTCGCTCTCCCTGATAAGCCCTCAAGTATCGAAAGATCAATCTCCACAATACCCGGTTTTCCCATTACCCCTTCCGGGAAGCCTCCTAATGTACAAACAGAGACTGAAGTGCAGAATCCCAACAAAGCTATGACGTTGAATGGGCTCCTGTCTGAGAATTTGCCCCCCTCTGCCAAATCAAGTCCTTGCTCCTGGAGTATGAATGAGGAATCTGCCTCGAGATTGACTAGTTTTGCCGCTCAGTTAATGTCTTATCCTCTTGGGCAGGACAAAGTGGGCATTGGCAATGAGTTCCCACTCCCCGAGGAGAACAAGTCCGTGGGTGCGGGGGACTTTGCTCTGATGTCGTCTGGCTCTTTTGATGATTTAGCAGGAATTAATGTGATGTCTCATCCATTTGGCTCTACAGAGacaatgagaaaaaatgtgaccAACGGTCATGCTGAAGGAAATGATTTATCCCTAGATTACCGAAATAATTTGGGACTTGCAGCTGCAAATGAAGATGGCAATATTATCACTCAGGACATGGTCTCTTCGAAAGAAGAGTTTCCTCCATCGTCTTCTGATCATCAGAGCATTCTGGTTTCACTATCCACTCGGTGCGTGTGGAAGGGAACCGTTTGCGAGCGGGCCCACCTCTTTCGTATCAAATACTATGGGAGCTTTGATAAGCCTTTGGGACGGTACCTGCAGGACCATTTATTTGACCAG AATTACCGCTGTCGTTCATGTGAACTGCCATCAGAAGCTCATGTCCATTGTTACACTCACCGGCAAGGAAGTCTCACGATTTCGGTGCAGAAGCTTCCGGAATTTCTCTTACCGGGAGAACGGGAAGGGAAAATATGGATGTGGCACAGGTGTTTAAGGTGTCCGAGAAAAAATGGATTTCCTCCAGCAACTAGAAGAGTAGTAATGTCTGATGCTGCTTGGGGCTTATCTTTCGGGAAATTCCTAGAACTGAGCTTTTCCAATCATGCTGCTGCAAGCAGAGTTGCTAGCTGTGGTCATTCACTTCATAGGGATTGTCTTCGTTTCTATGG CTTTGGAAGAATGGTTGCCTGCTTCCGCTATGCTGCAATTGACGTTCATTCGGTTTACCTTCCGCCCCCGAAACTCGAATTCCACTGTGACAATCAAGATTGGATAGAGAAAGAAGTAAACGAG TTGCGTAACCGAGCAGTACAGGCGTTTAATGAAGTGCACAGTGCTCTTCTGAGGATTCGGGAGAAATTATTTGGTGCTGGGCGGAAGGATGATAGCATTAAAGCATTGGATCGAGGAGGTCGTTTGGAAGAATTGGAGAATAAGTTACTAAAGGAGAGAGAAGAATTTGAG GAATCTTTACAGAAAATTCTGCCTAGAGAACTGAAAGCAAGCCAACCTGCTGTAGACATCCTGGAGATAAACAAATTGCGGAGACAGCTGCTGCTTCTTTCTTACATATGGGACCAGCACCTAATCCAAGCCTCAAGTTCATTGTCAAAGAACAGGAGTGTCCACCATGGTACAGGAGGTGCTGCTACAAAACCGAAAGAGAAAGCTATGAGTGCCCCTGAGAAGCCCATAGAGACGAAATTCCATTCAAATTCTTCTAAAGGCTTTGGTAGTTATGATTCGCTCCTTTTGGAGAAGAAACCTGATTCAAACAGGAGCCAAGTTGGAAATGATAGCAGCAATGGTTGTAACATATGTGGAGCAGACGAGGACCTGAATAATGGAAAGACTACTGAGCCTTTACTCTCTGCAAGCCCAAACATCAACATATCTGAACCTTTTGAGTCAGGAGTTCGGAGAGCATTCTCGGAGGGAGAGTTCCATAAAACTGCGAGTTTATCAGACACCTTCAACACTGCGTGGACCGGAGAAAATGCTACATCAGATGAGAAGAGCAATTTGGCAAATTCAGCTGCAGAAAAGTCGGATCCAGAGGTTTGCAGTACTGAGCAAACTGGAAAGGAAGTTGTACGTCCTGCAGCACTACTATTTCCCAAGGTGACTGAAAATGTGAACTTGGTTAACTTTGCAACAGTAAGTATGCCGAAGCCCGGTATCGCCGACTATAATCCGACATATGTACAGTTATTTTGGGAATCAGAAAGGCATAGTGGGGCACGATCATTTCTGCCTGTTGGTTTAAATGATACAATCATCCCAGTCTTCGACGATGAGCCGACAAGCATTATAGCCTATGCGCTCATTTCCCCAGAGTACCAAGCTCAGATGTCTGAACCTGAGAAGCCTAGGGATGTTCTGAGTACCCCGCTTTTTGATTCCATGAGCCTGCTCTCATTCAATTCGCTGGAGGAGGCAACCTGGGACACCAGGAGTTTTGGCTCAACCGATGAGAGCATCCTGTCACTATCGGGGATCAGGAGCAGCTCTCATTCTCAGGCAGACCTGCTGTCCTCCACGAGGGACTTGCATGCAAGAGTATCTTTCTCAGATGAAGGAAAGGTGAAGTATTCAGTGACCTGTTATTATGATAAACAGTTTGAGGCTTTACGAAGGATCTGTTGCCCGTCGGAGATGGATTATGTGCGGTCACTCAGCCGATGCAAAAAGTGGGGGGCGCAGGGAGGGAAGAGCAATGTGTTCTTTGCAAAGACATTGGATGATCGGTTCATTATTAAGCAAGTTACGAAGACGGAGCTGGAATCATTCATCAAGTTTGCCCCAGCTTATTTCAAGTACTTGTCTGAGTCAATCAGTTCAGGGAGCCCCACTTGCCTTGCAAAGATACTGGGCATCTATCAG GTTTCATCGAAGCACCTTAAAGGAGGGAAAGAATCGAAAATGGATGTCCTGGTGATGGAGAACCTTCTCTTCAGGAGAAACATCTCGCGGCTTTACGACCTCAAGGGATCTTCTCGGTCAAGATACAACCCTGATACGAGCGGGAGCAACAAAGTCCTGCTGGATCAGAATCTGATTGAAGCAATGCCAACTTCTCCGATATTCGTTGGTAACAAAGCCAAGAGGTTGCTCGAGCGAGCCGTGTGGAATGACACAGCTTTCCTTGCA TCGATCGACGTGATGGACTACTCTTTGCTTGTGGGCGTTGATGAGGAAAGGCACGAACTGGTCCTTGGGATCATCGACTTCATGAGGCAATACACATGGGACAAGCACCTTGAGACCTGGGTCAAGACCGCGGGCATCCTTGGTGGGTCTAAGAACACATCCCCGACGGTGATCTCGCCTCAGATGTACAAGAAGAGGTTCAGGAAGGCTATGACTGCCTACTTTGTCATGGTCCCCGACCAGTGGTCCCCACCAATGATCATCCCGAGCCGATCCCAGACGGACCTATGTAATGAAAACTGCCAAGGTGGGAATGTTGCAGATTGA